From Methanomicrobiales archaeon HGW-Methanomicrobiales-1, a single genomic window includes:
- a CDS encoding secretion system protein E produces the protein MGTPSIAVNLPYKPEVVDSNVDFYNDIESSPLYKMLPANAKEYVKASPHLLEYLHTFPVNTYGIPLFLSELKKDLRKMESPNIIYPVNETTFIHILPDPDDVRNYYIPIEPSFLHNVGAMLPVIETKLIDLIDGLDEDPISDKERAEVIKRMLAIVAVIRPKNVDLAQFTGSSGGQQQDMKSKITTFLKTDFSAKDKMKNVKKKHQVPLTPDGKVILTNEEYRAIEYLLIRDKVDMGILKPFLSDSYIEDISCDGIGPIFIEHKIFKGLKSVIEFKVSSELDEFVVKMAERIKRPITYRNPVIDATLLDGSRINIVYGTAISRHGSNFTIRKVNEVPLSILNIIDSNGLDYLSAAYLWICVEYGMSLFVSGETASGKTTLLNAITTFIPPENKIVTIEDTPELNVPHRNWIREVALAKGKGEGGGASGEVSMFDLLKAALRQRPNQILVGEIRGVEGAVAFGAMQTGHPVMSTFHAASVEKLIQRLCGDPINIPRTYVDNLNLVVIQSAVKRPDGQLVRRMISCNELVGFNPETQGFTFVEMFSWEPVTDTFTWSGKGSSFLLENKIATMLGMPDSKKSEIYLEVEKRAKILERLHKAGYTKFWDLFHMMTKIKKQGLLQIGS, from the coding sequence ATGGGCACGCCATCAATCGCAGTCAATCTTCCCTATAAACCCGAAGTAGTTGATTCCAATGTTGATTTTTACAATGATATCGAATCGAGCCCGCTGTACAAAATGCTCCCGGCGAATGCCAAGGAATATGTGAAAGCAAGCCCACACCTGCTCGAATACCTCCATACATTTCCGGTAAACACATATGGCATTCCGCTCTTTTTGTCAGAATTGAAAAAAGATCTCCGCAAGATGGAGAGCCCCAATATCATTTATCCGGTCAATGAGACCACATTTATCCACATTCTTCCCGATCCTGATGATGTCAGGAATTATTATATTCCTATTGAGCCGTCATTCCTCCACAATGTCGGTGCGATGCTGCCGGTTATTGAGACCAAACTTATTGACCTGATTGATGGCCTGGATGAAGATCCCATCAGTGACAAGGAACGTGCAGAAGTCATTAAACGAATGCTTGCAATTGTAGCAGTGATCCGACCCAAAAACGTTGATCTTGCACAGTTTACCGGTAGTAGCGGGGGACAACAGCAGGATATGAAATCCAAGATCACGACTTTTTTAAAGACAGACTTCTCGGCAAAAGACAAGATGAAGAATGTCAAAAAGAAGCATCAGGTCCCCCTCACACCCGATGGCAAGGTAATCCTTACGAATGAGGAGTACCGGGCTATCGAGTACCTGCTCATCCGGGACAAGGTTGATATGGGGATACTCAAACCGTTCCTCTCCGACTCCTATATCGAAGATATTTCCTGTGATGGTATCGGACCCATATTTATTGAACACAAGATTTTCAAAGGACTCAAATCAGTTATTGAATTCAAAGTCTCGAGCGAGCTTGATGAGTTTGTTGTCAAGATGGCAGAGCGGATCAAGCGTCCGATCACGTACCGCAACCCGGTCATCGATGCCACCCTGCTTGACGGATCGCGTATCAACATCGTATACGGCACCGCGATCAGCAGACATGGGAGCAACTTCACTATCCGTAAAGTGAACGAAGTTCCGCTTTCCATTCTCAACATCATTGATAGCAATGGCCTCGACTACCTGTCAGCAGCTTACCTCTGGATATGCGTGGAGTACGGTATGTCTCTTTTCGTTTCCGGAGAAACGGCAAGTGGAAAAACAACACTCCTGAATGCGATTACGACATTCATTCCCCCGGAAAACAAGATTGTTACTATTGAAGATACACCAGAGCTGAATGTGCCCCACAGGAACTGGATCCGGGAAGTAGCACTCGCCAAAGGAAAGGGTGAAGGCGGTGGTGCCAGTGGAGAAGTTTCAATGTTTGACCTGCTCAAGGCCGCCCTCCGTCAGCGGCCCAACCAGATCCTTGTTGGTGAAATTCGTGGAGTGGAAGGAGCGGTGGCGTTTGGTGCCATGCAGACAGGTCACCCCGTGATGAGCACGTTCCACGCAGCCTCTGTCGAAAAACTTATCCAGCGTCTCTGCGGTGACCCGATCAACATTCCCCGGACCTATGTCGATAACCTAAATCTTGTAGTCATCCAGAGTGCCGTCAAGCGCCCGGACGGGCAACTGGTGCGCAGGATGATCAGCTGTAATGAACTGGTGGGATTCAACCCGGAAACACAGGGATTTACATTTGTCGAGATGTTCAGCTGGGAACCGGTTACCGATACTTTTACCTGGAGCGGTAAAGGCAGTTCGTTCCTGCTTGAAAACAAGATTGCCACCATGCTGGGTATGCCGGACAGCAAAAAATCTGAAATATATCTTGAAGTAGAAAAACGGGCAAAAATTCTTGAACGCCTGCATAAAGCCGGTTATACTAAGTTCTGGGACCTGTTCCACATGATGACCAAGATCAAGAAACAGGGACTCCTGCAGATTGGTTCCTGA
- a CDS encoding flagellar accessory protein FlaH: protein MAHISDLMGGEDKHILSTGNSELDKKIADGLPLESLTLIEGENDTGKSVLTQQIIWGAMKQGLSVDLFTTESTTKSFIKQMESMSLDISEYFAWGYIKVFPLHVVGFEWKKEEMTGILAHLIKHIQTSKSQVVIVDSLTLFTEYAETDAILTFFTSCKSLVDHGKTILVTLHTYAFEEDTLVRIRSIADAHLNMKKALVGDKYVMVMEVNKVRGARKTTGNLVSFEVHPGYGMKVIPMSFARV from the coding sequence ATGGCACACATTTCTGACCTGATGGGGGGAGAAGATAAGCATATCCTCTCTACCGGCAACAGTGAACTCGATAAAAAGATAGCCGATGGTCTACCGCTTGAATCGCTCACCCTGATTGAAGGAGAAAATGATACCGGGAAAAGTGTGTTGACCCAGCAGATCATCTGGGGCGCAATGAAGCAGGGATTGTCGGTTGATCTCTTCACTACAGAGAGTACCACCAAGAGTTTTATCAAACAGATGGAGTCGATGAGCCTCGATATATCCGAGTATTTCGCCTGGGGCTACATCAAGGTCTTCCCCCTTCACGTTGTCGGATTTGAATGGAAAAAAGAAGAGATGACCGGTATTCTTGCACATCTCATCAAGCATATCCAGACAAGTAAATCACAGGTTGTAATCGTTGATTCATTAACCTTATTTACCGAATATGCAGAGACTGATGCCATCCTTACCTTCTTTACCAGCTGCAAATCACTCGTTGATCACGGCAAGACAATTCTTGTGACACTCCATACCTACGCCTTTGAAGAAGATACCCTTGTACGAATACGATCAATCGCTGATGCTCACCTGAACATGAAAAAAGCCCTTGTCGGGGACAAGTATGTGATGGTAATGGAAGTAAACAAGGTACGCGGTGCAAGAAAAACCACTGGTAACCTTGTCAGTTTTGAAGTCCATCCGGGTTACGGGATGAAAGTTATCCCCATGAGCTTTGCGAGAGTCTGA
- a CDS encoding flagellin encodes MSAETFTTAMFLITAVIAAGVLINAIFPVVYNMAGTFQSSTHESDQRLRTDFKIVATFANSTHATVWMKNIGSQRITYTDIQRSDVFCGPVGNFGRLTYVNDWPPVGYWTELLSDLNVPPNNYWDPGETLEVIAQPPTMPSTGDIVYFQFVLPNGIWRSNEFTVS; translated from the coding sequence ATGTCTGCCGAGACATTCACCACTGCCATGTTTTTGATTACCGCAGTCATTGCGGCCGGTGTATTGATCAATGCCATTTTTCCGGTAGTCTATAACATGGCAGGAACATTCCAATCCTCAACGCATGAATCGGATCAGCGCCTCCGTACTGATTTTAAGATTGTTGCTACCTTTGCAAACAGTACACATGCTACAGTGTGGATGAAAAATATCGGAAGCCAGAGAATTACCTATACAGATATTCAGCGATCCGATGTTTTTTGTGGACCGGTAGGTAATTTTGGCCGGCTTACCTATGTTAATGACTGGCCACCCGTTGGTTACTGGACTGAATTACTGAGTGATCTCAATGTTCCTCCAAATAACTATTGGGATCCTGGTGAAACACTTGAGGTAATTGCACAACCCCCTACAATGCCATCAACGGGTGACATTGTGTACTTCCAGTTTGTCCTGCCAAACGGAATATGGCGTTCGAATGAATTTACCGTGAGCTGA
- a CDS encoding flagellin translates to MKNLYSDDAFTGLEAAIVLIAFVVVAAVFSYVVLGAGFFTSQTAQATVHTGVQQASSSMELVGNVYGLAPASGAANLTSMNVTVALTAGGTGMDLSQMVVSYRDNNGGYNSSVQFSESCGDAVNGGGAQLSWCIGEKLYSQNGVENNVLDPNEQMILIVGMPITATPNTKISVNFQPAIGAVLPVTRTVPGSITKVQAVY, encoded by the coding sequence ATGAAAAATCTTTATTCAGATGATGCATTCACCGGACTTGAAGCCGCCATTGTGCTGATCGCATTCGTGGTCGTTGCGGCAGTCTTCTCGTACGTGGTACTTGGCGCAGGATTCTTCACATCCCAGACGGCCCAGGCAACCGTCCACACGGGTGTGCAGCAGGCAAGCTCAAGTATGGAGCTGGTGGGAAATGTGTATGGACTTGCTCCAGCATCTGGTGCAGCCAATCTAACTTCCATGAACGTAACGGTTGCTCTCACTGCTGGAGGTACCGGCATGGACTTGTCCCAGATGGTGGTATCCTACCGGGATAATAACGGGGGCTATAATTCAAGTGTGCAATTCTCAGAATCCTGCGGTGATGCAGTCAATGGCGGAGGAGCACAGTTGTCATGGTGTATTGGCGAAAAACTCTACAGCCAAAATGGTGTTGAAAATAATGTACTTGACCCCAATGAGCAGATGATCCTCATTGTTGGAATGCCAATAACGGCAACGCCAAACACAAAGATTTCTGTTAATTTCCAGCCTGCAATTGGAGCAGTTCTGCCGGTCACAAGAACGGTACCTGGTTCAATTACTAAGGTTCAGGCAGTATACTAA
- a CDS encoding flagellin, translating into MNSLKHNDEGFTGLEAAIVLIAFVVVAAVFSYVVLGAGFFTTQKAQESVHTGVQQATSALEPSGPVTVRAATGGLTADNVSFYLQLAAGGAPVDMGTISYTVSTANRVSTYSAGQVTLEILNEVTTGNSLEPREMAFVTIPLAAASDGVWTSDQLTVNDKFIVEVKPSIGAALPISRTMPLGMTAGTYYEVF; encoded by the coding sequence ATGAATTCCTTGAAACATAATGATGAAGGGTTCACCGGTCTTGAGGCAGCGATTGTGCTTATCGCATTCGTTGTCGTAGCAGCGGTGTTCTCGTACGTGGTACTCGGTGCCGGGTTCTTTACAACCCAGAAGGCACAGGAGTCAGTGCACACGGGTGTACAGCAGGCAACCTCGGCACTTGAACCTTCGGGGCCGGTAACAGTTCGGGCAGCAACTGGCGGCCTCACAGCAGACAATGTGTCATTCTACCTTCAGCTCGCTGCCGGGGGTGCTCCGGTTGATATGGGTACAATTTCTTACACTGTTTCCACGGCTAACCGGGTTTCAACATATTCTGCCGGTCAAGTAACTCTCGAGATTCTCAACGAGGTAACTACCGGGAATTCCCTTGAACCACGCGAGATGGCATTTGTTACGATCCCTCTTGCCGCTGCATCTGACGGGGTTTGGACAAGTGATCAGCTGACGGTCAATGACAAGTTTATTGTTGAGGTAAAACCCTCTATTGGCGCAGCACTGCCGATATCAAGAACAATGCCATTAGGGATGACTGCCGGTACCTATTATGAGGTATTTTAA
- a CDS encoding translation initiation factor IF-5A, protein MKEQTEIGKIKEGRYIVIEDEPCRVLSIATSKPGKHGAAKARIDAMGLFDGVKRSIVQPVSAKTYVPVVERKSGQILSIAGTTAQLMDMKDFTNFEIPIPDEKKGTIEVGKEYMYIESMGKKKFD, encoded by the coding sequence ATGAAAGAACAGACAGAAATCGGAAAGATCAAGGAAGGACGGTATATTGTCATTGAGGATGAACCCTGCAGGGTGCTGAGTATTGCAACATCCAAGCCAGGAAAACATGGTGCAGCAAAAGCTCGTATCGATGCAATGGGCCTTTTTGATGGCGTCAAGCGTTCAATTGTACAGCCGGTATCGGCAAAGACGTATGTGCCGGTTGTTGAGCGAAAGAGCGGACAGATTCTCTCTATAGCCGGAACCACCGCGCAACTGATGGATATGAAAGACTTCACCAACTTTGAAATTCCGATTCCGGATGAAAAGAAAGGAACCATCGAAGTTGGAAAAGAGTATATGTATATCGAATCGATGGGCAAGAAAAAATTTGATTAA
- a CDS encoding fructose-1,6-bisphosphatase — protein sequence MEFLSACNQMADEVEESIRDLVGTPEGGKTLRMGADLTPTKVIDQVAEDCVLHYLTENPLCSLLISEEAGKVEFKGERGTIFLDPVDGTFNAIAGIPFFALSIAYAEKGEIQKAFVRNLSSGETFTAIRGKFARCNNKPIQVSDVTNLDECAMSIYGRKFDPTRVMQLGQKIRRWRLLGASALELCYVGCGRIDGFIDLRNTLRVTDAAAGMLVCSEAGGKVSDLNGDPIQFPDEVTIGRCIVATNRALHHKVIEYLR from the coding sequence ATGGAGTTCCTGTCAGCATGCAACCAGATGGCAGATGAGGTCGAAGAGAGTATCCGTGATCTCGTAGGGACACCCGAAGGCGGCAAAACTCTCCGGATGGGTGCAGATCTTACTCCTACCAAGGTAATTGACCAGGTTGCAGAGGATTGTGTTCTGCACTATTTGACAGAAAATCCCCTGTGCAGTCTCCTTATCAGTGAAGAAGCGGGAAAAGTCGAATTTAAAGGAGAGCGGGGAACAATTTTTCTCGATCCTGTTGATGGGACTTTCAACGCCATAGCGGGAATACCCTTTTTCGCGCTTTCCATTGCGTATGCAGAAAAAGGAGAAATCCAAAAGGCATTTGTTCGAAATCTGTCCAGTGGTGAAACTTTTACGGCGATACGGGGAAAATTTGCACGGTGCAATAACAAACCGATACAGGTATCGGATGTTACGAATCTTGATGAATGTGCAATGAGCATTTACGGGCGGAAATTTGACCCGACGCGCGTAATGCAGCTGGGACAAAAAATCCGCCGCTGGCGCCTGTTGGGAGCCTCTGCATTAGAGCTCTGCTATGTCGGCTGTGGCAGGATAGATGGTTTTATTGATCTGCGTAATACCCTCCGGGTCACCGATGCTGCAGCGGGTATGCTTGTCTGTTCTGAAGCCGGAGGCAAGGTATCGGATCTCAACGGGGATCCGATACAGTTCCCGGATGAAGTGACTATCGGGCGGTGTATTGTTGCTACCAACAGGGCATTACACCATAAAGTGATCGAATATCTTCGGTGA
- a CDS encoding NAD(+) kinase has product MRLLLVSRIDNPDAIAYSRKVKEILEQDGVEVHFDDDTAAILGETGLPLADTTADAVVIVGGDGTILRAIQLMQHPVPVIGINRGEVGFLADLDPAEAIDFVRTLPRGFSVEERMRITLAKDGIILGTALNEALIVTTRPAKMLRFSIIVDGIITEQFRADGLLISTPTGSTAYAMSAGGPIVDPRIHGFILVPLAPYLLSSRPHIISSNRRLEVRLESTKPANLVIDGQQTIELGTSMTLEVKPAKHPALFVDTGRNFFEKVDSKLRKL; this is encoded by the coding sequence ATGCGTCTGTTACTTGTTTCACGAATCGATAATCCGGATGCAATTGCCTATTCCCGGAAGGTTAAGGAGATCCTGGAACAGGATGGAGTTGAGGTGCATTTCGATGATGATACTGCGGCAATCCTTGGTGAAACCGGGTTACCGCTGGCTGACACCACTGCCGATGCGGTTGTGATTGTCGGCGGGGATGGCACGATCCTCCGCGCAATCCAGCTGATGCAGCACCCGGTTCCGGTAATCGGCATTAACCGTGGGGAGGTAGGATTTCTGGCCGACCTCGATCCGGCTGAAGCGATCGATTTTGTCAGGACCCTTCCCCGGGGTTTTTCCGTTGAAGAACGGATGCGGATCACTCTGGCAAAAGACGGTATTATTCTGGGCACCGCTCTCAACGAAGCATTGATCGTAACAACACGTCCGGCAAAGATGCTGCGATTTTCGATAATAGTGGATGGCATTATTACCGAGCAGTTCCGTGCAGACGGCCTCCTCATCAGCACCCCGACGGGTTCCACGGCATATGCCATGAGTGCCGGCGGGCCTATTGTAGATCCGAGAATTCATGGTTTTATCCTGGTCCCGCTTGCACCCTATCTCCTCTCATCCCGCCCTCATATCATCAGCAGCAACCGGCGCCTTGAAGTGAGGCTTGAGAGCACCAAACCGGCGAATCTAGTTATTGACGGCCAGCAGACCATCGAGCTGGGTACTTCTATGACTCTCGAGGTAAAACCAGCCAAGCATCCTGCCCTGTTTGTGGATACCGGGCGGAATTTCTTTGAAAAAGTGGACAGCAAATTACGAAAACTCTGA
- a CDS encoding amino acid-binding protein, with protein MKLEMKDSPGQLVAALKPISDVGGNIIAVIHQREPDSDHGTLDVQIVLELPEGHLEKLVELLKEQGVHIQRIGEQRLLYKRTVILIGHLMHTDLSDTIDQIDSTGFAEVSELSMSMPAVKDRSSSRLTIKSVSKEDMEAALAILRRVSRHKSLLLIEPLEEIA; from the coding sequence ATGAAACTTGAGATGAAGGATTCGCCGGGCCAGCTGGTCGCGGCCTTAAAGCCCATATCCGATGTTGGGGGAAATATTATCGCGGTTATCCACCAGCGGGAACCCGATTCGGATCATGGCACTCTTGATGTCCAGATCGTGCTCGAACTACCGGAAGGGCACCTGGAAAAACTGGTTGAACTTCTCAAGGAACAGGGAGTCCATATTCAGCGCATTGGTGAACAACGCCTGCTCTACAAGCGGACGGTCATCCTGATCGGGCATCTCATGCACACAGATCTTTCCGATACCATTGACCAGATTGACTCCACCGGCTTTGCTGAGGTGAGTGAGCTTTCCATGAGTATGCCGGCAGTAAAAGACCGCTCATCATCACGCCTTACCATCAAATCGGTAAGCAAAGAAGATATGGAAGCCGCTCTCGCAATCCTGCGCCGGGTATCCCGGCATAAATCCCTGCTTCTCATTGAACCGCTGGAGGAGATCGCATGA
- a CDS encoding homoserine dehydrogenase (catalyzes the formation of L-aspartate 4-semialdehyde from L-homoserine) has product MKIALIGLGSVGRGVAEMITKKDLGLTITGLADSKSGAMDSGGLDIPALLSNKKKNGYCGDRNLTALDIIEKAEYDILVEVTPTNALSGEPATGYIKAALARKKHVVTSNKGPIALKNKELRDMAHMSNVALRYEATVAGAIPVMHTLEQGLAGNEILALYGVLNGTCNYILTRMAVEGLTYDQALMEAREMGYAEADPTYDVKGIDAAIKLVILANTIWGNGVTLNDVDCTGIDLLTPDALRLAEDDGCTIRLIAEAIPRKRILRVSPRIIKKNHPLVVEGTLNALTIETDMAKEITLIGRGAGSVETASAIIGDILFIRDHYDRRT; this is encoded by the coding sequence ATGAAGATTGCTTTAATTGGCCTTGGCTCTGTGGGACGCGGCGTGGCAGAAATGATCACGAAAAAAGATCTGGGCCTAACCATTACCGGGCTTGCCGATTCAAAAAGCGGGGCAATGGATTCTGGCGGGCTTGACATACCTGCACTTCTTTCAAACAAGAAGAAAAACGGGTACTGCGGGGACAGAAATCTTACCGCATTAGATATCATAGAGAAAGCCGAGTATGATATACTCGTTGAGGTCACACCGACAAATGCACTATCGGGAGAGCCTGCAACCGGATATATAAAAGCAGCCCTTGCCCGGAAAAAACACGTTGTAACTTCCAATAAAGGCCCGATCGCGCTAAAAAACAAAGAACTCCGTGATATGGCGCACATGAGTAACGTGGCACTCCGGTATGAAGCCACGGTTGCCGGCGCGATTCCCGTAATGCATACCCTGGAGCAGGGACTTGCCGGTAACGAGATCCTTGCGCTCTACGGTGTCCTCAACGGCACCTGTAACTATATCCTCACCCGCATGGCCGTTGAAGGTCTTACCTATGACCAGGCCCTGATGGAAGCCCGGGAGATGGGGTACGCTGAAGCGGACCCGACCTATGATGTCAAGGGCATCGATGCAGCGATCAAACTGGTGATTCTCGCAAACACGATCTGGGGAAACGGCGTAACATTGAATGACGTTGACTGTACCGGCATCGATCTCCTGACCCCGGATGCCCTCCGTCTGGCCGAAGATGATGGGTGCACGATCCGTCTTATTGCTGAAGCGATTCCCCGCAAGCGCATTCTCCGTGTTTCACCCCGTATTATTAAAAAGAATCACCCCCTGGTCGTTGAAGGCACGTTAAATGCCCTGACCATCGAGACCGATATGGCTAAAGAGATCACGCTCATTGGCCGGGGTGCAGGATCGGTCGAGACGGCAAGTGCGATCATCGGAGACATCCTGTTTATCAGGGATCATTATGACCGGCGTACTTGA
- a CDS encoding sugar-specific transcriptional regulator TrmB: MTGVLEHRREYLRLMRQITLDKGFFTVTDIHAAADIPRSTAQDWVSRLLREGCVFLREEKRGRNAARYAAFSAIPSSTCRRIFTTVDGDNVEIYHDCMSGACAAFCGHHHSLAGGVLSHVERDGTLLRECARTGYRDVLVGLMPLPAVGVIGVEHVGDSIVQKIRCIGGPAYSLSDMMARAEGVTRVDTHHNGHIVEGDVWTRAMVHVTIGIDDTDTKEGGATFALALALLSHVTRIKGVLPISHHVAMLNQDVFVKTAGNSASFIEVAVIPEMLDELSDKVRRFVADESLSPEWGIAVRTGLGVPEQLREYGRLVREQVISRTIAEATAEQFGIYLWGGNGVIGALGAVALAGLPHEILLDPAKNDF; the protein is encoded by the coding sequence ATGACCGGCGTACTTGAACACCGGCGCGAGTACCTGCGCCTGATGCGACAGATTACGCTTGACAAGGGATTTTTTACCGTCACCGATATCCACGCCGCAGCAGATATTCCCCGCAGCACCGCACAGGACTGGGTGAGCCGCCTCCTCCGTGAAGGATGTGTCTTCCTCCGCGAAGAGAAGCGGGGAAGAAATGCAGCACGCTATGCCGCATTCAGTGCGATCCCGTCCAGTACCTGCCGTCGGATATTCACCACCGTGGATGGCGATAATGTCGAGATATATCACGATTGTATGAGTGGTGCCTGTGCCGCGTTCTGCGGGCACCATCATTCGCTTGCCGGGGGAGTATTATCCCACGTCGAGAGAGACGGCACGCTGCTCAGGGAATGTGCCCGTACAGGATACCGGGATGTGCTGGTTGGCCTTATGCCCCTTCCGGCAGTCGGAGTGATTGGTGTTGAGCATGTCGGCGATTCTATTGTCCAGAAGATCCGTTGCATTGGCGGCCCGGCCTATTCCCTGTCCGATATGATGGCCCGGGCCGAAGGGGTGACCCGGGTCGATACTCATCATAACGGTCACATTGTGGAAGGCGATGTCTGGACCCGGGCAATGGTCCACGTGACTATCGGTATCGATGACACCGATACAAAAGAGGGTGGTGCAACCTTTGCGCTTGCCCTTGCCCTGCTCTCGCACGTGACCCGGATCAAAGGCGTACTTCCTATCAGTCATCATGTTGCGATGCTCAACCAGGATGTGTTTGTAAAAACTGCGGGCAATTCCGCAAGTTTCATCGAAGTTGCAGTTATTCCCGAAATGCTTGACGAACTATCCGATAAGGTGCGGCGGTTTGTTGCAGATGAATCGCTCTCCCCGGAATGGGGTATTGCGGTTCGTACCGGGCTCGGAGTTCCGGAACAACTGCGGGAATATGGCAGGCTAGTGCGTGAGCAGGTGATTTCCCGTACAATTGCCGAAGCTACGGCAGAGCAGTTCGGGATTTATCTCTGGGGGGGCAATGGGGTGATCGGCGCACTCGGTGCAGTGGCCCTTGCCGGACTTCCCCATGAGATCCTTCTGGATCCAGCGAAGAATGATTTTTGA
- a CDS encoding type IV pilin: MAFTKKNEEAVSPVIGVILMVAITVILAAVIAAFVFGMAGNINKTKVVSATLSRVNTTTVSAVYQGGQDSGSLTSIQWSVNGVDVAANAGGLLSQDPKTLNIGNTTRFAAAANSKIIGVGKFTDGSEQVLIDTTL, from the coding sequence ATGGCGTTTACAAAAAAGAATGAAGAAGCAGTATCACCGGTCATTGGTGTGATCCTCATGGTCGCAATCACGGTGATCCTCGCAGCGGTTATCGCTGCATTCGTGTTCGGCATGGCTGGAAATATCAACAAGACAAAGGTTGTTTCGGCAACTCTGAGCAGGGTTAATACAACTACTGTATCAGCGGTTTACCAGGGAGGACAGGACTCTGGTTCGCTTACCAGTATTCAATGGTCTGTGAATGGTGTTGATGTCGCCGCCAATGCTGGTGGACTTCTATCACAAGACCCCAAAACCCTTAATATCGGTAATACAACCAGATTTGCTGCCGCGGCCAATTCCAAGATTATTGGTGTCGGGAAGTTCACTGACGGTTCAGAGCAGGTATTGATCGATACCACCCTCTAA